In the Malus domestica chromosome 16, GDT2T_hap1 genome, one interval contains:
- the LOC139193085 gene encoding uncharacterized protein — protein MCLALVFAIQKLKHYMLAYTIDLVAKADPYEIIYVPAKAIKGKALADFLADLLIPTNWKISDDLPDEEVFYIDIFPTWMMLFDRSIRADGVGTGVVFMSPQRKILPYSFQLSKLCSNNVAEYQALIIRLQMAINIEITALEVYGDSKLIINQLLTEYEARKYDIVPYFWLATQLLQKFQAVTLEHVPRKENQMANALTNLALSMTLREDEATDVLVCQRWVILLFTEMLLDDTNVISVRKKPIKPWKKHTQAYAERIILDHNYIPAQKNGLLLAMPANSMPTSYINRLNHYTLQLLYGHSMPGN, from the exons atgtgccttgccttggtgttcGCCATCCAAAAGCTTAAGCATTACATGCTTGCTTACACCATCGACCtagttgctaaagctgacccg tatgagatcatctacgtcccagctaaagccatCAAGGGAAaagcgctagcagacttccttgccgatcTCCTAATCCCAActaattggaaaatctcagacgacttgcctgatgaggaggtgttctacatcgacatcttcccAACATGGATGATGTTGTTCGACAGATCTATACGAGCAGACGGAGTGGGgacaggagtagtattcatgtcgccacaaaggaaAATACTACCCTATTCCTTCCAACTAAGCAAATTATGCTctaacaacgtcgctgagtaccaagcactgatcatcaggctccaaatggcgatcaacatagaaatcacagcccttgaggtatatggcgactccaagctcataatcaatcaactcttaacAGAATATGAGGCGAGGAAATATGATATCGTCCCATACTTCTGGCTGGCAACTCAACTGTTACAAAAGTTCCAGGCCGTgacactagaacatgtgccaagaaaagaaaatcaaatggcaaatgCTCTCACCAACCTAGCCTTGAGTATGACACTAAGAGAAGACGAAGCCACAGACGTGCtagtttgccaaagatgggtgatcctGCTCTTCACTGAAATGTTAttagatgatacaaatgtcatctca gtgaggaaaaagccgatcaagccatggaagaagcacactcaagCTTATGCGGAGCGCATCATTCTAGACCACAACTAcattccagctcaaaagaatgggttactactggccatgcctgccaattccatgccaacttcatacatcaaccgcctgaaccattacacaCTACAGTTACTTTATGGCCATTCAATGCCTGGGAATTAG